tcccctggagaaaatcgttgcattggcaattggactctatggcattgaagtccctcccctcccccaaaccccgccctcctcagactcctcccccaaaatctccaggtatttcccaacccggagctggcaactctaacccaacatCATCCTACAGAcatctccattttctccaagggaactggccgctgtagtctggagatcagttgtaatcccaggagatctccagccaccacctgcaggttagcTAGGTAAACAAGCACTAGTACTATCAAAGCTAGCTGAGAGAAAAAATAGTACTGAACAAATAATTATGCAAACAAGAATACTTTAGTGACGAGTGAAAAGTGTAGACATAACAAAACATAAATTAAACGAGAAAATGCAGCCTTGAGTGGAGCAGCTCTACAAGCGCATTTGAGAAGAACTCATTTTCTCTGAGAAAATTTTCTTTGTACTAAGAAGCATTGTCTCTCGAAATAGAACGGTTTGCTGACGAAGCCGCCAGAGCAgcggtgaaaacgtcaagttaatccggactgcgtttctaCCATCTTCCACCGTTACTTTTGTTAACAAATATCTTAAAGACTGTAATATACCGGGAGTCCTGCGGGACCAATAAGACAGCACTGAAGAGCCGTATGGTTATCCCGTTTGGGAGCTTTGCTTGTATAAATTGTATTGTGGTTTGCTGCTTGTTATTGTACTTGTTTAATTTATGTTTTGTGATGTCTACACTTTTCACTCGTCACTAAAGTATTCGTGTTGGCATAATTATTTGTTCAGTACTATTTTTTTCTCTcaaccacctgtaggttggcagccctattcccacACCATCAAATAGCAACACACGTTTTTAAACAAACTTTTATAGTCCTCATGCAAATTTTCCCAATGGGCACATCTGAgtacttttctctctttctcccctcttcctctaGGGGAAATCTGTGGGCGTACTCTGATTGACATTGGGACAGGCCCCACCATCTACCAGCTCCTCAGCGCCTGCGATTTCTTTGAGGAGATTGTGGCCACGGACTACCTGGAAGTGAACCGGGATGTGATCCGCAGTTGGGTACACGGTGAAGAACCTGGTGCCTTTGACTGGTCCCCCTACATCCAGCATGTCTGTAAGATTGAGGGCAAAGGGTAAGAAAGAAAAGGAACCCGCTCCAGGGACTCGGGTTGGGCATATTGCTGAatgccaggcagggttgccaacctccaggtactcagcaaactagaaacagcactttacaaagctagacacaatgattataaagtagtggtatttaataacatatccaccactgatagtatgtaggcaaaaacatgtgttgttaattattgccttaaaagtaacgccaaagagaggactatgccttgttacaaacaaataacagtattataggtaagtccatgaaagggggtgccaacctccctttcttccacagatatgcttcttgagagtagcaattcagtagtgcagttgttctcaacagaagcccgatgatctttctgtttcagcgattaacgccttcttcagggaccaacgctggctgttattaacattctctgcgttggctggagagctcctgcttttgcaactgatctccagccaatagagatcagttcacctggagaaaatggctgctttgacaattggactctatgacattgaagaccctccccaagccccaccctcctcaggctctgccccaaaaatctccaggtatttcccaacctggagctggaaaccctatagcCACCTTTGAAAAGGTCCCCCTTACTTATTACAGTAGCTGGCGTGCCAGCATTGGGAAAAGGCAGCAGGCTCCAGCAAGGAGAAGCACAACACCCAAATATGcgccagcaacaaaatggcagtcacaaaatggctgccgcaggaggcggagccagctacaaaatgattgccacaaatgaacttcagtaacacagggtaggtccttgtgctgtggggcagctgccaccaaagcagcatttcaaaaaatctgcacagccaatcaaatcattAATAATCAGaacccctgctgggcaaaagccccacccggcCCCACCCAATTCCTaagaacacttggcgggtgccagaaaaggtgtcggcaggcactGTGGCTCCCAccggcaccatgctggggacccctgaggtTAAATCTCTCAAGTAACAGGCCTTGGGGAAATCCTTTCTCTGACttcagaccctggagatctgttcCCACTCCTTGcagtccaactagggttgccaactccaggtggtacctggagatctcacagaattacaactgatctccagacagcagagatcagttcctctggagaaaatggctgctttggagggtggcagctgtggcattaaaacctgccttccctagctttacttcccccccccctcaatctccaggaaacccccaacatggagttggcaaccctaagtccaactCAGTATAAAACAGATTTATATGTCATAGTATATTCATATTCATCaccggccagtcacagttttctccgaactctctcagccccgtctGCCTCATAaactgttgtagggagaggaagggaaggagattgtaaactgattttattctccttcaaaggtagagaaagtcggcacataaaaaccaacccttcttcttcttcttaatcccaTTAGATGTTATCATGCCCTGTGGAGAAGCAGAGAACAAGtctttgccttcttcagtgggacagtccttcaagtagacaacggccatttatgcatgggaggttttgccttggatttgccactctcaaaactctgcacgggggcttatttttttttttttaagattttatttatataattgaaggggtacaggaaaaaaacgGGAGGGGTAAAacgttataagtataaaaacaatacaatattaaaaaataagctcagtTGTATATTGTGAGACATTTtctatacaaaaaaaattattacaaggTGTCATTCAATTATTCTACTTATATTGATATTCTATTGTATGAAAGTCTAGAGTTTACTTAACAGTTATTTAAAACAAGTTAAATAGTACATAGCCAGCATATTTCATTCAGTTAGCTGCAATTCATATAGGTATAGAATGACGCCCACTTAtcgtcaaattgctctgtagattcactggattttaagtttatctcgaaagtcatcttggccatactggcatatggggggcttatttttgagttctggccaaagagaacaatcatgtctcTTTAGTCTTCTTCTGACTGAACATGCCCAGTTCTTCCAACCTTTCCTCTTAGGTTTTCTAGAGACTGGGGAGGCAGACATGTAGATTTTCCACTTTGCTACTAAAAAGCCTAACGCCCGCCTGTGTCCCTGCCTTATATTTTGTTCTTGGCTGCTGTAGGGAGTCCTGGAAGGAGAAAGAGCAGAAGCTGAAGAAGAAACTGAAGATCTTCCCCATCGATGTCCACCAACCCAACCCGCTGGGTTCTTTGCTCACCCAACCCGCCGATGCCTTGGTTTCCTCTTTCTGCCTGGAGGCCGTGAGCCCGGATCGACAGAGCTTCGACAGGGCCCTGCAGAACGTCACCACCCTCCTCAAGCCCAGCGGCCACTTCCTCATGATCGGGGCTTTGGAAGAGTCCTTCTACTTGGCCGGAGAAGCCAAGCTGCGGGTGGTGCCGGTACGCGAGGGGGATGTCCAGGAAGCCTTCACCAAGAGCGGCTACCACATCCGCAGCTTCCGCTCCTACACCATGCCGCCGAGCCTGAAGATTGGTGTGGATGACGTCCAGGGCATCTTCTTCATCCATGCGCAGAAGTCCACCTGATTCCAAGCTGCCTGGCATCTCACTTCGCTTGCCGTCCCCCCCAATCGCATCGCATTGTATGTTGCTAGGAATTCAGTTTGCGTGGCGTTCTCGTCTCCTGTACTATTGCTGTGATGACTCGCACAAAACTGACAACACTGGCAATTTTTATCGATTCACTCTTCCCTCCACAGACTCCCCCTTAGGTCAGTCCTCAGGGTTCCCTCTccctagggtttccaatctcccagtggtggagaaaatagacaccactgtactagtatcgggagattaggaaatcagtacaggagcgaacaacACTTATAggtgcaaaaactatttatatgctactgtgtctaatataatacgcactcataaatacacaaaatgaaccattcatacaattgtgtcaaacatacagaaccatctctaggatggtggtgaatagaaacagttcaattcaaaggtGCAATCTCTCTCAAAGTatgcacatcaatcttctgtattcacctcatgcaggtaagtaagcagatgtaacagatattaattcaggaggaataacttcatggaggatacggccgtttcaaatgccatggctacatttgtgaatgttacccttcgtgggaactaacctgtatccagcactttgtaatttattatcaagatgtgcaatataagagggaaatgcttgaaggactgatgaagaattcaatcgcaaagaatttgaaacggccgtattctccatgaagttattcctcctgaattaatatctgttacatctgcttacttacctgcatgaggtgaatacagaagattgatgtgcatACTTTGAGAGAGATTGCacctttgaattgaactgtttctattcaccaccatcctagagatggttctgtatgtttgacacaattgtatgaatggttcattttgtgtatttatgagtgcgtattatattagacacagtagcatataaatagtttttgcaccTATAAGTgttgttcgctcctgtactgatttcctaacctcccagtggtggctggagatctccccccattacaactgatccccaggcgacagagatcagttcccctggagaaaatagctgctttggaag
This genomic window from Euleptes europaea isolate rEulEur1 chromosome 18, rEulEur1.hap1, whole genome shotgun sequence contains:
- the PNMT gene encoding phenylethanolamine N-methyltransferase, yielding MSTTSLSAVAESYQMFNPRAYLQNNYMPPRANFASEDFVVPWKLRRLADAFATGEICGRTLIDIGTGPTIYQLLSACDFFEEIVATDYLEVNRDVIRSWVHGEEPGAFDWSPYIQHVCKIEGKGESWKEKEQKLKKKLKIFPIDVHQPNPLGSLLTQPADALVSSFCLEAVSPDRQSFDRALQNVTTLLKPSGHFLMIGALEESFYLAGEAKLRVVPVREGDVQEAFTKSGYHIRSFRSYTMPPSLKIGVDDVQGIFFIHAQKST